GCAGGATCCAGATAAGCAGCTCATGTGTGACGAGTGTGACATGGCCTTCCACATCTACTGCCTCAACCCTCCCCTCAGCAGAATTCCAGATGATGAGGACTGGTAAGTTCTGAGGAGGTTTGTGGGGTGTCACAAGTACATCTAATTAGGAGCACAGAGTGAGGTCCGGGCCTTGAAGCTGCCCTTCAGTGGCCATATTGTGGCTGTATAGGGGTATGtatgttttggggttgtttttagTAGAACTGCTTAGCTTTTCTTGAGCTTAATGAGAGTAGGTTTTAAGCCAGGTGGCTTGCACACTCCTTTTCCTAGTTTTGGGATCTAGATGCTTAATTCACATACCTGCCTGAGGCCAgggctggagcaacctgggatagtggaaggtgtccctgccatggcacgGGGTGggacaagatgagctttaaggtcccttcccacccaaaccagtctgggactCAAAGAGGACCAAATGAGAACCTGATGTTGGGAGGCTTCAGTTGTGCAGTGGCTTTTATGGGTCAGTGCAGGCAGGTTCCAGGCCTCATCATCAGTTCAGGCTggtttgaaaatgaaacatgtaCAGTGAGAGATGTGGATGGTGAAATATATCTTTCAATAGATACAGAGTTAGTGAAATGCACTGCTTTATTCCCTCTGCCCTGTTTCAACATCTTATACAATGATTTTATATCATAGCTCTTTCCTGACACATCTGCAGTGCCTGGTGCAAGGACAGGAGCTGTTGTAGGTCAAATTCCTGTATGGAGGTGTTTCCATGTCCTGTCTGGTTTCACATGGGGAAATTGTAACATAGCTCGCTATGTTTGGAGGAAATTCTCCTAACTGAAGGCTTTGCTACTTGTTAATTTTCACTGACTTTAGGTATTGCCCTGAATGTCGAAATGATGCAAGTGAGGTGGTTTTAGcaggagagaaattaaaagaaagtaaaaagaaacaaaagatggCATCTGCTAATTCTTCCTCCCGGAGAGACTGGGGAAAGGTCAGTCCAAAGCTGTTTTACTTGgaattttgtttgttcctttggGCTCTTGGCTGATCCTGCTCTCTGTCCAGGGCATGGCGTGTGTTGGGCGCACCAAGGAATGCACCATTGTCCCCTCCAACCACTATGGACCAATTCCTGGCATTCCTGTTGGCACCATGTGGAAATTCAGAGTTCAGGTATGAGGCTGAATCCTGGACTGACCTACTGTGGGGAAAAGTGGGAATGATCCAGCTCTTACAAGAAACCTGAAACAGTTAATCTGGAAATGCATGTGTCGCTGGATATGGaagtgcagaaggaaaagaattctGGCTTTGTCTGGATCAAGTGTTCCATAACTAATGCTGCATTGTCTGGGCCCATCAAGTGctggtttattttgctttagtGCTCTTTTTGGTAACTCAGAAAACTcaaagcaaatatatttgtttcCAGTAGTTTGTCCTGGAGGTGTGTAGTGTGCTCTGGTAAGGGTGTCTCAGATATCCACTTATATGAAACAGAAGGTTTCTCGTCCTGTTAGAAAgttgggggagaaaaaagcactGGCCTATCCAGATCTTGTTTGTGAGTATTGAGGGAAAGTTGCTATTACAACCCTTTCAAAACtttatacaaatatttaatatctgTATTATTCTTAAGTACCTGGAGCCTTTTTATAAACAATTTCAATAAGAAATAGCCAAAGTTTTAGATGTGCACCACAAACCTTATCTATGTGTTCAATTTACTGATACAGTTAATGGCTTATTTTTTTagaggcatttttatttttcttctgtctggaGCTGTTTTGAGGATAATGGTGAGAGCAGTTTCACCCTGTGATACATGGAAAGCAAATGTGAAATAGCACAGTTAGTTCAGCTCCAAGCCCAGTCCTGTGTGGGGCCCTTTGAGAGCAGTTGCCTTCCAAACCcgtttttgttttccaggtgaGCGAGTCTGGGGTGCACAGGCCCCATGTGGCAGGGATTCACGGCAGGAGCAACGATGGGGCCTATTCCTTGGTGCTGGCAGGAGGATATGAAGATGACATAGTGAGTGGATTCTGATTATTTATGCACAGAACCAAACAAACTTGTTAAAACAAAGGTTTGGCCTTCGTTACTTATTGCACTCTACATTAAACACTTGCCCATCTTCACTTATCTTCTTCAGAAGGAAATGAGGCAAGGAAAAACTACAGTAATCTGTGACAACCTGAGCCACAGGATCATCTAAACCCAGTTTAATATCCCTATGTCAGCTTTTGGTCCCGGAGTTCTGACTTTCCAAGGTCTCCCTTGCACCCACAGTTTGAACAATcccacaggctgtgctgccagctcttCACTTCCAGCAGATCCTGTGTGAGCCCTGGGCTGCTCAGGGGTCCTTGCACTGCTCAGGGTTGTGACAAGACATTGTCACCCTGGCCTCCTTTCCTGGCAGCCTGAGGGAGAGCCAGAGACTGGCCCAGACTGGGAGCTTAAACACAGGAagcatctttccttttttgagaCTACCCCGCAGGTATACCCTACCTGGTTAAAAgactcttctgcttttattgatttctttttgtgacTGTGTCAAAACCATCCGTGTTCATTTCAGGATCATGGGAATTCCTTCACATACACAGGGAGTGGAGGGCGAGACCTCTCTGGGAACAAACGCACGGCAGAGCAGTCCTGTGATCAGAAACTCACCAACATGAACAGGTTGGCAACGTTTGTGCTCCATTCTACCCTCAGACCTGGCAGTCTGTCAGCATGAGGAATTGTTTGGCCTGTTTGCATCCAAGGAAGCTGACTAAGTGGAAAAACTGTCAAAATTGGGTCTGGGCTGTGGTTTAGGCTGCGATCAGTTGCACAATGGGAATGGTCCTTTCAGTGCACTGTACTGGGACAGAACTGTGAGTGGTGTTCGTGTCACATGCAATACTGGCTGAAACTTAGGGAACAGAGCAGTAAATTGGGGTAGGAGCTCTGCTCTCTTCTGAAGACATTTGCAGTCACTGGTCACCTTGGGAGACCAGACCATTTGTAATTCTGAGCTGTTACTCTTACAGATAAGCCTGGACTTGAGTGGAGGAAGTGATCTATGCTGGTGCATTAGGGTAATGCCAGGAGTAATCAGCTGTTTAAGATGTGCCCCCATCAGGAGGTTCAAGGAGTGCAGAGGTGTCAGTGTTACACAGGTTCCATGGCAGTGCTGGTATTTAAGGCAAATACACTGAACTCTGGCGTCTCTTGCAGAGCCCTGGCTCTGAACTGCAGTGCCCCCATCAACGACAAGCACGGGGCTGAGGCCAAGGACTGGCGGGCGGGGAAGCCGGTGCGGGTGGTCAGGAACGTCAAGGGAGGCAAACACAGCAAGTACGCTCCTGTGGAGGGCAACAGATACGATGGCATTTACAAGGTAAGGAGGGCTGGGATTTGCTGGCTGAGTTAGGAAAAGATGATGTGGTTATGGCCATGGGGGTTTTTACAGAGTGTGATGGACTTGCTCTGACTTTTTCAGGTTGTGAAATACTGGCCTGAAACAGGGAAATCTGGGTTTCTAGTGTGGCGTTACCTGCTTAGAAGGGATGATGAAGAACCTGCTCCTTGGACCAAAGAGGGAAAGGACAGGATGAAAAAACTTGGCCTGACAATGCAGGTACTGCCTTGGGGCATCACCTGGACTCCAAACTCGATGGAGAGcagggatttttctgttcttactGAGGATGATCCTTAGGTAAAAATTGAGACTGAGAGGGACACAAATGCTTCCAGTCTgctgtgttgtttgtttttgtacaTCAGGAGACTAAAAGGACAAAgctcacctttttttttttttttttggtatggaATTTCTATAGGCTGCATTAGTGCTTAGAGCAGGGATCTGTTGCTTAAAATAGATTAAAGATGCCCCTGGAACAGGTCTCCAGAGGTCAGTTGTGGACCTGTCTTGGTCTGCAAGTCTGACCTGGTGTGTTTGCATTGGatgctctttgttttgtttccctgcagTATCCTGAAGGATATTTGGAAGCTGTTGCAAACaaagataaggaaaaagaaaataatggagaTGATGAGTTTGATACCCcggggaaagggaagaggaaaaggaaatcagCAGGTTTGTGGAGTAGGCAAGTGGAAAGAGAAAGCCTTGGAGGTTTTGCGCGTTTTACTTGGTTGCTcttttctggtgttttcttggttggctgtttaaaaaaaatctttgtgttttctttcaggtgGGGAGGAGAAACTCGTCACCTCCCCAGCAGAGACTCCAAAGAAAACTAAAGTTGAGCCATACAAGCTGACATCCCAGCAGAAATCTCTTATAAAAAGTGATGAAGCCAACGAAAAACTGTGGAATGAAGTCCTAGAAGCTCTCAAAGACGGACCGGTACATTGGGcccttttccccagaaataaAGGGACAGCTGTACTTGTGGTGTCCCCAGACACAAACCCTTGGCCAAGTTAAAGAACAGCCTCAGACctaaaatgattttattttagtgtaaACATCCCCAGCAGGTTTAATGGGAGTGGTTTTTGCATATTAAGATTTGTTGAAAATCTTTCTATGATCAAAGCAATCCCTTGCATTTAATGGGTGGGGTTTTGGGTTGATTAGTGTGTTTTTCAGGGAGTAGTAGCACTAAGTTGATTCGAATGCTCTCTTTGCAGAAATTTCTCAATAAAGTGGAGGAGGCCTTTCTGTGTATTTGCTGTCAGGAGGTCGTGTTCCGGCCAGTCACCACCGTCTGCCAACACAACGTCTGCAAGgtgggctgggctctgctgggctgggctctgctgggctgggcctggagctgcctccTCGGTGCTGACAGGGAggggggttggtttgtttggaattttttgcCAGGAATTACTCCTTTAGCGTGAGTCAGGTTTAGAGGGACTTTGGAGAAGtccctggagggacaggacacagggagtgGCTTCctactgccagagggcagggctggatgggatattgggcaggaattgttccctggcagggtgggcaggccctggcacagggtgcccagagcagctggggctgcccctggatccctggcagtgcccaaggccaggctggacattggggcttggagcagcctgggacagtgggaggtgtccctgccatggcaggggtggcactggatgggatttaaggtgcttccaacccaaagcaggCTGGAATTCCCTGATCTCTGCTGTGTCCAGCAGGAATGTTCCCAGCTGGAGTGCAGTGCTCTtgttccctcctcctgcctcgCACTGCTCTGGGCCTTTCCCAGGAATCTCGGGGCTGTCTCACTGTGCCCGGGCTGTGCCGGATGAGCCAAACTCCCCATCCCTGACCCCTGCTGGCTTCTGTCCCCAGGACTGCCTGGACAGGTCCTTCAAGGCCTCGGTGTTCAGCTGTCCCGCGTGCCGCTACGAGCTGGGCCGCAGCTACAGCATGGAGGTGAACGAGGCCCTGCAGAGCGTCCTcacccagctcttccctggctACGGCAGCGGCCGGTGATCCCCAAAGcacttctccctccctcctgcctccctcccccctccctccctccccccaaacCTACCCCTGggcttaatttaaaacaaaaaaatggtagtctgtgttttctcccacgcccccccccccaaatGATTTTAAGTCTtccttggttttaaaaaaactgtaaaCTCCAAGGATTATCCTTTTGTATGTTCgtggattttgtttttgttctctaTGTTGaacttctcatttttattttttttttcatcccctCAAACCTGCCATTCATCAGCACAGAATTATTTGTTTCTAATGGACTGAAAGTGCTTCCGGTGAGGCTGCTAATGATGAGGAAAGCTCTCAGagtgcccctgtgccccctttatttttatgttttattccAAAAATGGCTTGGTTGCTAGAACAATCTTCACTGTCTGGGGATTTGGCCATCAAGGTAGACTTGTGCATCACCTTGGCAGCATTTTGATACTCCATTTGTACAAGATGGTTCCTGGCTTTGTATCACAAGTGgtttttgctattttttgtaAGAACTGGGTTTTATACATTTGACAAAAAGCCATTTCCTGCTAATTTTGTATCTCAGAACCAGAAGGCTGCTTGCTTAGAGCCAAGTGGTTGGAGCAATATGAAGTACTACCTCACTGGGCTTCTCTTAGGGAAGGATTTGTTCAGCCAGGCGCTGTCCCCTGTCCCGAAATGCCATTGTGGAATCTCCTAAAGCCATTCTTAAGTGCCTTTTGTCCTTTGCTGGAAGACTGGGCTCTGAATCACGatcagtatctttttttttcataagcaCTGAATTGTTGTGACTTGCCAGCCGGATTCTTTGGGAACGTGGATCACTGTAGCTGTGTGTGATTAGTGGGGATTTGCAGAGGATCAGGTTTCCTAGTGATAGGTGTACtagggaggttttttttctttgtttcactgCATTTCTACCTGGAAACGAAATATAATCAATTCTGGCTTTTTTATGAACCATTTTGTATTGGCCATGCCTCTGAGAAGGCTCCCGTGGTCTCTTTCTAACATTACCAAAGTTTGCAGTTTGATACCTCAGCAAGACAGGGACGTTTTTAATCACACTTGACTGCAGACAGACTGGAACAAATGTGCCTCTTTTTGGTTTCCTCAACTCTTACCCCTTGGAAAGTGATTATGTTAATatgttagggaaaaaaatcccgTGACATTTTATAGGATTTTTTTGATTAATTTGTCAATTTTTTGTATAATGTGCAAATTGATGTTCtcaaaataaatatcttttcaaATTAGTTGTCAACTGTTTTCCTTCAATTCTTTTGATCCAAAGTGGGTTTCCAAACCCAGTTCCTTCTGCAGGAATTTGAATTTATGTCCCATTAAGCcaagccttttatttttctaaggGCTGTGATTTTCATTATGatttttcactgcaaatttGGAAAATACTAATTTGATATTCTTTGACATAATTGCTACTAGGCACTAGTGAGGGCATATGTAATGTTCAGCTTAAAAACTAAAGCTGCCCTAAGCTTTTCATTTAACTTCCATTAGATTTCCACTGCTCTAAAATCCAAATATCAACTGGCAGTTGGAATTGTTTGTACATTTAATgaataaaccccaaaattatTGCGAGTGCCAAGTCCTGTATTGTATTTGAGGTGTTACAGGACAAGCGTGAGCATCTCCACAAACCAGAGGAATGAATTCAACCACTGAGGTTGAACAAATGCAGATGAAGGAAATAAAGTAACATTAAGGTggtaaaaacaaaagctgtgaaatTAAGTGGCAGTAGCACCATCTGCCCTCttgaaaataagtttattttaaggTCGGGGTTAACATTAAACACTTTCAGATATTCAGATTTCATTGAAAATGTCCTTCcactttttattctgtattgCAATGGGGAGAATTGGGGGTGAGTGACTCAAAGTGAAGAAGTGTTTTtgcatttaaactgaaataactGCAGTGACTTCCTTCGTTTACTGGCTTAGTTGTTATTTGGAACTTGAAAAACAAACTTTGTTTCCTCCATAGGTGCCAATGTGCAGTTCTGTTAGTggctttttaaagcaacaaTTAGAATTCCTCTGGAAATTAGACACTTTCTGGTGAGATCTGCCAAAATTATCTGTCCCAAATTACAAAGCCTAAAATTCCTGTGCTACAAAGTGAGCGGGTTCGGCTGTGGATACAAAGGAATTGTGTTTCACGCTGGAGATGATTTGCTGGGTGATGTTTCACTTCCCCCTCGCTGCCGGAACATTTCTGTTGTAAATGTCCGAGGTGGGAATGGTAACAAAGTGTCCTGGGTAAAGACTGGGGAAGGGAATGACAGTAGCAAGAAACTAACCAAGGAGCCGCTTCTGTTTCGGGAGCGCGCAGAATCCACGGTCTGAGGGCGGAATCGAGTGCGAGTTGACAAATGCCCCGATAGCTCCGGGTCCCGGCGGGCTCGCACGGTGGAATCGCAGCCAGGCTGGAAGCACCTGGAGCCGGTGCTGGGGCGGGCATCGCCCGAGCTGTGCCCGGTCCCCAGCGTGTCCCCAGCCCCGAGCACCGAGGGCCGGCTCCCGGCGTCCCCGGGCAGCGCCTCCCACGGCCCCGTCCCCTTCTCCGGCCCGGGCTCGTAGCTCTGCCGCGGCCGCGGCTCCGCCTCGGGGGCTGCCGGGGGCGGCGGCCCGGCCCTGGCGGGGCGAGGcagggccgggggctgcggggatGGGGATCGATGGTTCCCGGGACCCGCCGGTCACGGCCGTGCCCCCGGTCATTGCCGTGCCTCCGGTCATTGCCGTGCCCCGGTCCCTCTGTCCCCCCGGTCATTGCCGTGCCCCCGGTCCCGCTGATCCCCCGGTCATTGCCGtgccccgccggccccgctgccctccGGGTCATTGCCGTGCCCCCGGTCCCTCTGTCCCCCCGGTCATTGCCGTGCTCCCGGTCCGCTGTCCCCCCGGTCATTGCCGTGCCCCCGGTCCCTCTGTCCCCCGGTCATTGCCGTCCCCCCGGTCATTGCCGTGCCCCCGTCATTGCCGTCCCCCCGGTCCCGCTGTCCCCCCGGTCCCTCTGTCCCCCCGGTCATTTCCGTGCCCCCGGTCCCTCTGTCCCCCCGGTCATTGCCGTCCCCCCGTCATTGCCGTCCCCCCGGTCCCGCTGTCCCCCCCGGTCCCGCTGTCCCCCCGGTCATTGCCGtgccccgcccggccgcgcgGGGCGCGCGCGCTCCCCGCTCCCCCCATTGGCGCAGCGCGGCCGcagcgcccccgccccgcgctgTGCGGCTCCTCACGTCCtcaccgccccgccccgcgcccgaCGGGCACCGCGCGCCGCCAATCAGCGCTCGCCCGGTTCCCGCCTCGCCCAATGGCCGCTGGGGGCGGGCCGCCGGTAGCCAATGACCCCGTGCGACTGGCGGAAAGCGCCTGAGCGACGGGAGCGCTCCCTGCTGCCCCGCCCGTCGGTGGGCGGGCCGCCGCTCGGCACCGCCGGCCAATCGGCGCCCGCGCTCGCCTTGTTGTTCGGCGAGCGGCTTCACCATTGGCTGACCCCGCCGTCCGTCACCGCTAGCTCGGCCAATGGACGCGAGGGCGTTGCCGCGCGCGGCCAATGGGCGCGGCGGGGAGGCGGGCGCAGGTGGTGGCCGCGGGGCGCTGCGCTCGCCTGGGCGCCCCCCCTTCGCTgcgccccccgcgccgccgaGGGCCCCGCGCGCAGGTACGGCCggcccgcgcccccgccgcccccgcgcccccggcccggccccgccgcccccggcccggccccgagcggcccccgcgccgcccccgcgccccgcaGCTCCGCACCGCGCCCCCCGCGGGCCGCCCggcccgctcccgccgcccctCCCGGCCCGAGCCCCTtccccgccgctccccggctcggccccggcgctgccgctcCCTTCTGGCCCCGCCGGCCGCAGCCTCTGCGCGGCCTCCCCCGCAGGCCGGGCTCGGGACGGGCCCGGCACCCCCGGCGCCGCCGCGCTTTGTGTGGGTGGGACCCCCCGAGTCCCCGGGCCCGCTCGGGCTGTGCGGTGCGAGGGGCGGCCCGGGGCTCCCCGCACCCCGGGGCTGCCGGCGGTGATTCACCGCCATCGCGGGGATTTGGGCCATAAACGTGGATAAATGGCGATTCCGGGGGTTCGGCTCGGGGCCGTGGGTTGGGGGCGAGCAAAAGCTGCCGCTGGGTCCGTGATTCGGTACGGACGCTCCGTGCTGGGAAAACCGGGGGCAGGAACGTGACACCGGCGTGGGGTTTGGCTCTTTTATCTCTATTTTCCTCCTCCGGAGACTGTCAAAGTCTGAGGCCAAACCGaagctcttttcttctgtttttctttcttgaaattcCTGTATTACTTGTTCATGTGTGTGGTATTATTGGCCTGAGTGGGACCCCCCGGCGCAGCCCCTCCCGTGTCCCCGGGCAGGGGGAACGGGGGTGCCCAGCCCCGAAACACTCGAGAGCTGCAGAATTTGTGTGTCCGGTCACGCTTTGGTGACTTCCCCGGGTTCCAGCTGCTCTTGTTTGCAGAAACAGATAGAAGATGgatgggatgtgggatgtggtGGAAGGGGAACTCTTCAGAAACCCTTCCTGAGGGtctgcagaggggcaggggctgagctctgctctgggagcagggacaggaccaagggaacagctggagctgtatCAGGGGGTTGGGATGgatctcagggaaaggttcttcccccagagggtgctgggcactgcccaggctccccagggaatggtcccggccccgaggctgccagagctgcaggagcgtttggacagcgctgccagggatgcccagggtgggatttggggtgtctgtgcagggccaggggctgggctggatgatccctgtgggtccctcccagctcaggacattctgtgattcatccAAAGGTGGTTCTTGGCTTTCCTGGAGTTCTTGGTTTTGAAGCTGCTTAGGAgccagggctgttgcagaaagGCTGCTTTGGACACCTTGGTATTGAAGAATGAAAGTCACTGATGAGGTTCAGCTTTACGTGTGCtccttctgtattttaataaagctgctgcagggactgggCCCTGCTGGGCACTcgcaggggctgtgctgctcttctggCCTGGGACATTGGTTTTTTGCTCTGTAACTCGTTTGTGCTGGGCCAGTGTAAATCTGTGTTATATCAAGCTTGACCCTCCCAAAATTAAGTTTCCTTTAAccaaaaatagttaattttaaGGAGCTCTGTCCATCTGAAACCTAATAGCATTTCACCCACAACATTGCTTCTTTCCTGGGAACTTTCggttttttctcatctgtttccttttcctgtttcattgAAATTCACAGACTCGGGGAAACCTTAAGCCTAGAATCGCAAACTTACAGTTACACTTCAGCAATTACATCAAGTAACTGTTGGAGGACCCAGTAACTGCTCTGTGACAGCAAGTTCCCAATTCTTGGGTTTCCCTGTAACAAGAGAAGGAAGTTGGGGCAGGTTGACCTACTCCTGCAGTGCCAAAAGGAATCCTAAAGGAATCCAGGGCTGTTCCTGTCTCATTGGAGACAGGAGTTCCTCCCATGCAAAGGAGATGTAGGTGGATGTAAAGTGATTCCTTGTTCCAGAGCTAATGTTCATGGATGAAACACTCACTGGAGCATCTTTTGACAGGAAAATTCTGTCTAACACTCCATGGGGGattgttctttctc
The sequence above is a segment of the Corvus cornix cornix isolate S_Up_H32 chromosome 28, ASM73873v5, whole genome shotgun sequence genome. Coding sequences within it:
- the UHRF1 gene encoding E3 ubiquitin-protein ligase UHRF1 isoform X1, which codes for MWIQVRTMDGSETHRVDSLSKLTKVEGLRLRIHEVFGVEPQRQRLFYRGKQMEDGHSLFDYSVGLNDIVQLLVRQSPAVLPAGSKEKDSELSDTDSGCGSGPSESDKSSHNGEGALELEGQPSTAAQPDWTDPGFGLYKINDLVDARDTDMGAWFEAQVVNVTRKKPTSESTESCTGPDQPTAVPEEDVIYHVKYEDYPENGVVQMSSSNVRARARTILKWHQLEVGQVVMVNYNPDEPKERGFWYDAEILQKRETKMTRELNAKILLGEAGDSLNDCTIILVDEIYKIEEPGTASPISLGTPKRQSGPVCKACKDNPNKTCRVCACHICGGKQDPDKQLMCDECDMAFHIYCLNPPLSRIPDDEDWYCPECRNDASEVVLAGEKLKESKKKQKMASANSSSRRDWGKGMACVGRTKECTIVPSNHYGPIPGIPVGTMWKFRVQVSESGVHRPHVAGIHGRSNDGAYSLVLAGGYEDDIDHGNSFTYTGSGGRDLSGNKRTAEQSCDQKLTNMNRALALNCSAPINDKHGAEAKDWRAGKPVRVVRNVKGGKHSKYAPVEGNRYDGIYKVVKYWPETGKSGFLVWRYLLRRDDEEPAPWTKEGKDRMKKLGLTMQYPEGYLEAVANKDKEKENNGDDEFDTPGKGKRKRKSAGGEEKLVTSPAETPKKTKVEPYKLTSQQKSLIKSDEANEKLWNEVLEALKDGPKFLNKVEEAFLCICCQEVVFRPVTTVCQHNVCKDCLDRSFKASVFSCPACRYELGRSYSMEVNEALQSVLTQLFPGYGSGR
- the UHRF1 gene encoding E3 ubiquitin-protein ligase UHRF1 isoform X2, whose protein sequence is MEDGHSLFDYSVGLNDIVQLLVRQSPAVLPAGSKEKDSELSDTDSGCGSGPSESDKSSHNGEGALELEGQPSTAAQPDWTDPGFGLYKINDLVDARDTDMGAWFEAQVVNVTRKKPTSESTESCTGPDQPTAVPEEDVIYHVKYEDYPENGVVQMSSSNVRARARTILKWHQLEVGQVVMVNYNPDEPKERGFWYDAEILQKRETKMTRELNAKILLGEAGDSLNDCTIILVDEIYKIEEPGTASPISLGTPKRQSGPVCKACKDNPNKTCRVCACHICGGKQDPDKQLMCDECDMAFHIYCLNPPLSRIPDDEDWYCPECRNDASEVVLAGEKLKESKKKQKMASANSSSRRDWGKGMACVGRTKECTIVPSNHYGPIPGIPVGTMWKFRVQVSESGVHRPHVAGIHGRSNDGAYSLVLAGGYEDDIDHGNSFTYTGSGGRDLSGNKRTAEQSCDQKLTNMNRALALNCSAPINDKHGAEAKDWRAGKPVRVVRNVKGGKHSKYAPVEGNRYDGIYKVVKYWPETGKSGFLVWRYLLRRDDEEPAPWTKEGKDRMKKLGLTMQYPEGYLEAVANKDKEKENNGDDEFDTPGKGKRKRKSAGGEEKLVTSPAETPKKTKVEPYKLTSQQKSLIKSDEANEKLWNEVLEALKDGPKFLNKVEEAFLCICCQEVVFRPVTTVCQHNVCKDCLDRSFKASVFSCPACRYELGRSYSMEVNEALQSVLTQLFPGYGSGR